In the genome of Candidatus Delongbacteria bacterium, the window AGCATAACTGGAACCAGGTATTCCCCCTCTAAATCGATAAGTTGGAGAAAGATTAGCCCTATCAAACTCCATAGAACCATTTGTAACACCTTTAGTTTTATGGGCAAAAGTTTTTAAAACTCCCTGGTGAGTAGTAGCAATTGTAATATAACCACGTTTTGTATACTCTCTTAAAATAGACATTGATAGTGCAGATCCTTCAGCTGGATCAGTAGATGCACCAATTTCGTCAAGTAAAATTAAAGTATCTTTTTCCTTGGCTTTTAATGTCATGGATAATTTTCTAATATGAGAACTAAAGGTTGAAAGATCATTGTCAATACTTTGTTCATCGCCAATATCTGCAAAAATCTTTCTAAATATAGCAATATTTGAATTATCTCGTGCTGGAATGTGAAGTCCAGCTCTTATCATAAGGCAGAATAATCCTGTGGTTTTCATAGTAACAGTTTTACCACCGGCATTAGGTCCTGATATTACTAATGTATTGCTTTTTTCACCTATCTCGAGATTCAAGGGTACTGTACTTTCATAACCATGTCTAATAAGTAATATTGGATGATAACCATCGTATATATTCACAATATTATCAGTATTTACATGAACTTTCGAGCATCTATATTTAAGTGAATATCTTGCTTTTGCATAGAAAACATCAAATTCAGTGATAATATCCATATTAATTTCAAGTTCTTCTTTTAATGGATATAACTCAGTAGTTATAGCTCTAATTATTCTGTCAACCTCTCTCTTTTCCTCTTTATAAAGACGACCTAATTCTCCGTTCATCTCAATACTTTCCAGAGGCTCTACAAAAAGAGTATTTCCGGTTGCAGATTCATCCCTTACAACACCTTTTACTTTATTTCGATTCTCAGCCTTGACAGGAATCACGAATCTTCCATCACGAATGGTAAGTTCTTCACTTTGGCAATATCCAGCGTATTTATATGAATCAAAAACATGTTTTACTTTATCACGAATTCTATTTTCAGTGATTTTGATTCTATTTCTGATCGATTTTAGTTCCGACGAAGCAGTATCAAGTACATTACCTTCATGATCCACTGATCTAAAGATCATCTCCTCCACATCTTCAAAAGGTTCTAATTCCTGAGCTATTTCATAAAGATCTGGGAAAATTTCTTTTCTTGAATAGAAAAAAGAATAAATGGAAGATGCCTGTCTTAACACAACTCCAAAGCCCCAAATTATTATAGGATCCATGAATTGATCTACTGATCTTAATGCTTTTAAGTTTTCTGTTATATCAGGACATTGATCAAAAGGCAATTCGTGTTCACTAGTTA includes:
- a CDS encoding endonuclease MutS2, whose product is MKAAEILGLPRVLEEVSKSALTSRGKWAINNLDLTENIDVVRSDLDLVDAMKRVITSEHELPFDQCPDITENLKALRSVDQFMDPIIIWGFGVVLRQASSIYSFFYSRKEIFPDLYEIAQELEPFEDVEEMIFRSVDHEGNVLDTASSELKSIRNRIKITENRIRDKVKHVFDSYKYAGYCQSEELTIRDGRFVIPVKAENRNKVKGVVRDESATGNTLFVEPLESIEMNGELGRLYKEEKREVDRIIRAITTELYPLKEELEINMDIITEFDVFYAKARYSLKYRCSKVHVNTDNIVNIYDGYHPILLIRHGYESTVPLNLEIGEKSNTLVISGPNAGGKTVTMKTTGLFCLMIRAGLHIPARDNSNIAIFRKIFADIGDEQSIDNDLSTFSSHIRKLSMTLKAKEKDTLILLDEIGASTDPAEGSALSMSILREYTKRGYITIATTHQGVLKTFAHKTKGVTNGSMEFDRANLSPTYRFRGGIPGSSYAFDISRRHGLPNYIIERAKKMLGDEKKSMEELILELDSQLTKYSTLVRENESLKQEATKLKDEYEKKYNEIKTNEKVILREAAKQGKEIINQANRSIENAIYEIKKNNADKETIKDVRKTIIEETTKLANNIEKMAPKEKKELALKPAKGLEVKLKNIGEWGVINSVESNGKRMSVSVGGLVLNINTKDIVDLRAPEVEKESVNVNFSSTAKAPFMGIRLDVRGKRGDDALMIVERYVDNLKQHNISKAEIVHGKGEGILGRLIQEQLRRTPGVKDVRFGNPGEGDYGVTLLELE